A genomic stretch from Thermoflexus sp. includes:
- a CDS encoding xanthine dehydrogenase family protein subunit M, translated as MYPASFEYYRASTLQEALNLLRQHPEAKVLAGGHSLIPLMKLRLASPPALVDIGRVAELKGIRRTDGTVVIGALTTHREVEFSEELKQWCPLLPEVAAHIGDPAVRNMGTIGGSLAHADPAADYPAAMLALGATIKAVGPNGERTIAADDFFVGMLTTALQPGEILTEVHVPVLGKGTGWAYEKFPHPASRYAVVGVAAVVRVENGVCREARIGITGAAPKAFRATNVEQALVGRRLDEATVRAATENMVSPEGLLSDPFASAAYRAHLCAVLTRRALLRAAGRAA; from the coding sequence ATGTATCCGGCGTCCTTTGAATACTACCGGGCGAGCACCCTGCAGGAGGCCCTGAACCTCCTGCGACAACATCCGGAGGCGAAGGTGCTGGCCGGGGGGCACTCCCTGATCCCCTTGATGAAGCTGCGTCTGGCGAGCCCGCCGGCGCTGGTGGACATCGGGCGCGTGGCCGAGCTGAAAGGGATCCGGCGGACCGACGGCACGGTGGTCATCGGGGCATTGACTACCCATCGGGAAGTGGAATTCTCGGAGGAGCTGAAGCAGTGGTGTCCGCTCCTTCCAGAGGTGGCCGCCCACATCGGGGATCCGGCCGTGCGCAATATGGGCACCATCGGCGGGAGCCTCGCCCATGCGGACCCAGCGGCGGATTACCCGGCGGCGATGCTGGCCCTGGGGGCGACGATCAAGGCCGTCGGCCCGAACGGGGAGCGAACGATCGCGGCCGATGATTTCTTCGTGGGGATGCTGACCACGGCCCTCCAGCCCGGCGAGATCCTCACCGAGGTCCACGTGCCGGTTCTGGGCAAAGGCACCGGTTGGGCTTATGAGAAGTTCCCCCACCCGGCCTCCCGATACGCGGTGGTCGGGGTCGCGGCGGTGGTCCGGGTGGAAAACGGCGTCTGCCGGGAGGCCCGGATCGGGATCACCGGCGCGGCCCCCAAAGCCTTCCGGGCCACGAACGTAGAGCAGGCGCTGGTCGGCCGGCGGCTGGACGAGGCAACAGTGCGCGCGGCGACCGAGAACATGGTGAGCCCGGAGGGCCTGCTGAGCGATCCCTTCGCCTCGGCCGCCTATCGGGCCCATCTGTGCGCCGTCCTCACCCGGCGGGCCCTGCTCCGGGCCGCCGGGCGCGCAGCGTAA
- a CDS encoding xanthine dehydrogenase family protein molybdopterin-binding subunit — protein MATRYFGVAMKRREDPRFITGRGTYVDDLTLPGLVYAAMVRSPYAHARIKTIHTEKALRHPGVIAVFTGKDMVDSGVKSLPCGWLLPGMKLPPHYPMAVDKVRHVGEIVAVVIAQDRYTAEDAAELVEVEYEVLPAVADGAKALQPGAPAVHDEAPDNVCFRWSIGDREKTDEAFRRAHRTVKVELVNQRLIPNAIEPRAAMAQYNPATDEYTLWVTSQNPHVHRLLMAAFVLGIPEHKLRVISPDVGGGFGSKIFVYPEETIVTWAAKQVGRPVKWTARRRESFVSDAHGRDHITEAELAVDERGKILGMRVKTIANLGAYLSTFAPAIPTYLYGTLLSGQYEIPTIYCEVTGVFTHTTPVDAYRGAGRPEATYVVERLMDLMARELGEDPAEFRRKNFIPPDKFPYQTPVALQYDSGNYEGALNKALEAINYKELRRQQEELRKQGRYIGIGFSCYIEACGIAPSQVVGSLGAQAGLWESALVRVHPTGKVTVYTGSHAHGQGHETAFAQIVADELGIPIEDVEIVHGDTGSVPFGMGTYGSRSAPVGGSAIVLSLQKIKEKARKIAAHLLEAAEEDVVFEDGKFYVKGVPDRFKTFQEVALQAYLAHNYPPGLEPGLEASSFYDPKNFTFPFGTHICVVEVDPETGKVKILRYVAVDDAGRIINPLIAEGQVHGGIAQGIGQALLEGAIYDENAQLLSASLLDYALPRADDLPAFEIDHTVTPCPHNPLGVKGIGETGTIAATAAAVNAVMDALAPFGIRHIDMPLTPEKIWRAIQAARAA, from the coding sequence ATGGCGACGCGCTATTTCGGTGTGGCGATGAAACGGCGGGAGGATCCGCGCTTCATCACGGGGCGCGGCACCTATGTGGATGACCTTACCCTTCCCGGCCTGGTCTACGCGGCGATGGTGCGCAGCCCGTATGCCCATGCCCGGATCAAAACCATCCATACAGAGAAAGCGCTCCGGCATCCGGGGGTGATCGCCGTGTTCACCGGGAAGGATATGGTGGACAGCGGGGTGAAGTCCCTCCCATGCGGCTGGCTGCTCCCCGGGATGAAGCTGCCCCCGCATTACCCGATGGCCGTGGACAAGGTCCGCCACGTGGGGGAGATCGTGGCGGTGGTGATCGCCCAGGATCGCTACACGGCGGAGGACGCAGCCGAGCTGGTGGAGGTGGAGTATGAGGTGCTCCCGGCGGTGGCCGACGGGGCCAAGGCCCTGCAACCGGGCGCCCCCGCTGTCCATGATGAGGCCCCCGATAACGTCTGCTTCCGCTGGTCCATCGGCGATCGGGAGAAGACCGACGAGGCCTTCCGTCGGGCCCATCGGACAGTGAAGGTGGAGCTGGTCAACCAGCGCCTGATCCCCAACGCCATCGAGCCCCGGGCGGCGATGGCCCAGTATAACCCGGCCACCGATGAATACACCCTCTGGGTCACCAGCCAGAACCCTCATGTCCACCGGCTGCTCATGGCCGCCTTCGTCCTGGGCATTCCAGAACACAAACTCCGGGTGATCTCCCCCGATGTGGGCGGCGGCTTCGGCAGCAAGATCTTCGTCTACCCGGAGGAGACCATCGTCACCTGGGCGGCCAAACAAGTGGGCCGGCCGGTGAAATGGACGGCGCGGCGACGGGAGAGTTTCGTGAGCGACGCCCATGGCCGCGACCACATCACCGAGGCGGAGCTGGCGGTGGATGAGCGGGGGAAGATCCTGGGGATGCGGGTGAAGACCATCGCCAACCTGGGCGCCTATCTTTCCACCTTCGCCCCGGCGATCCCCACTTACCTCTACGGCACCCTGCTCTCCGGCCAGTATGAGATCCCCACCATTTACTGTGAGGTGACCGGGGTCTTCACCCACACCACCCCGGTGGACGCCTACCGAGGGGCCGGGCGGCCGGAGGCCACCTACGTGGTGGAGCGGCTGATGGATCTGATGGCCCGGGAGCTGGGGGAGGACCCCGCGGAGTTCCGGCGGAAGAATTTCATCCCGCCGGACAAATTCCCTTATCAAACCCCGGTGGCCCTCCAGTATGACAGCGGCAACTACGAGGGCGCCCTGAACAAGGCGCTGGAGGCCATCAACTATAAGGAACTGCGCCGGCAGCAGGAGGAGCTCCGCAAGCAGGGCCGCTATATCGGCATCGGCTTCTCCTGCTACATCGAGGCCTGCGGCATCGCCCCCTCTCAGGTCGTGGGTTCCCTGGGCGCCCAGGCCGGCCTCTGGGAGAGCGCCCTGGTCCGGGTGCACCCCACCGGGAAGGTGACCGTTTACACCGGCTCCCACGCCCACGGCCAGGGTCACGAGACCGCCTTCGCGCAGATCGTGGCCGACGAGCTGGGCATCCCCATCGAGGACGTGGAGATCGTCCACGGGGATACGGGGAGCGTTCCCTTCGGGATGGGCACCTACGGCAGCCGCAGCGCCCCGGTGGGGGGCAGCGCCATCGTCCTGAGCCTCCAGAAAATCAAGGAGAAGGCCCGCAAGATCGCCGCGCACCTCCTGGAGGCCGCCGAGGAGGACGTGGTCTTCGAGGACGGGAAGTTCTACGTGAAGGGCGTGCCCGACCGCTTCAAGACCTTCCAGGAGGTGGCCCTCCAGGCCTATCTCGCCCACAACTATCCGCCGGGCCTGGAGCCGGGGCTGGAGGCCTCTTCCTTCTACGATCCCAAGAACTTCACCTTCCCCTTCGGCACCCATATCTGCGTGGTGGAGGTGGATCCGGAGACCGGGAAGGTGAAGATCCTGCGCTACGTGGCGGTGGACGACGCCGGGCGGATCATCAACCCGCTGATCGCCGAGGGGCAGGTCCACGGGGGCATCGCCCAGGGGATCGGCCAGGCGCTGCTGGAGGGGGCGATCTACGATGAGAACGCGCAGCTCCTTTCGGCGTCCCTGCTGGACTACGCCCTCCCGCGGGCCGATGACCTGCCCGCCTTTGAGATCGACCACACCGTGACGCCGTGCCCGCACAACCCGCTGGGGGTGAAGGGCATCGGCGAGACCGGCACCATCGCAGCGACCGCAGCCGCGGTCAATGCGGTGATGGACGCCCTGGCGCCCTTCGGGATCCGCCACATCGACATGCCGCTCACCCCGGAGAAGATCTGGCGGGCGATCCAGGCCGCCCGCGCCGCCTGA
- a CDS encoding (2Fe-2S)-binding protein, whose translation MKVPVTVTVNGQVYQREVEPRMLLVHFLREVLGLTGTHVGCDTSQCGACVVLMDGKAVKSCTVFAVQADGAQITTIEGLARDGQLHPLQEGFWEMHGLQCGFCTPGMILAAYDLLQRNPNPTDEEIRHALEGNYCRCTGYHNIVRAVRYAAEKLRVQA comes from the coding sequence ATGAAAGTTCCGGTGACAGTCACGGTGAACGGCCAGGTTTACCAGCGGGAGGTCGAGCCCCGGATGCTCCTGGTCCACTTCCTCCGGGAGGTCCTGGGGCTGACCGGGACCCACGTGGGGTGTGACACCAGTCAATGCGGCGCCTGCGTGGTCCTGATGGATGGGAAGGCTGTGAAGTCGTGCACGGTGTTCGCGGTCCAGGCAGACGGAGCCCAGATCACCACCATCGAGGGCCTGGCGCGGGACGGCCAGCTCCATCCGCTCCAGGAAGGCTTCTGGGAGATGCACGGCCTCCAGTGCGGTTTCTGCACCCCCGGGATGATCCTCGCTGCTTACGACCTCCTGCAGCGTAACCCCAACCCGACGGATGAGGAGATCCGCCACGCCCTGGAGGGCAACTACTGTCGCTGCACCGGTTATCACAACATCGTCCGGGCGGTGCGCTACGCAGCGGAGAAGCTCCGCGTGCAGGCCTGA
- a CDS encoding carbon monoxide dehydrogenase subunit G: protein MRLKGSYRFKAAVDRVWGALMNPQVIARLLPGVERLEPVGDNIYEAEMRLGIGPISGRYKARITLSEIDPPNHYRIRIQAQGPQGTVDASGTIDLTADDGETILHYEGEAAVTGLLMSIGARLLEPTAQMLVNQGLKNLEAQLTSS from the coding sequence ATGCGGCTGAAGGGATCCTATCGGTTTAAGGCGGCCGTGGATCGCGTTTGGGGGGCCTTGATGAATCCCCAGGTGATCGCCCGTCTGCTCCCGGGAGTGGAGCGTCTGGAGCCGGTGGGGGATAACATTTATGAGGCCGAAATGCGTCTGGGCATCGGGCCCATCAGCGGCCGCTATAAAGCCCGCATCACCCTCTCGGAGATCGACCCCCCAAACCATTACCGCATCCGGATCCAGGCGCAAGGGCCTCAAGGCACGGTGGATGCCAGTGGCACGATCGATCTCACGGCAGACGACGGGGAGACGATTTTGCATTATGAAGGGGAGGCTGCGGTGACGGGGCTGCTCATGAGCATAGGCGCCCGGCTCCTGGAACCGACGGCCCAGATGCTGGTGAATCAAGGATTGAAGAACCTGGAAGCCCAACTGACCTCCTCGTGA
- a CDS encoding leucyl aminopeptidase translates to MQIETRTGAIQEVEADAVVVNLLEGITTPGGATAAVDRALEGRISRVLAAGDFRGRLGETLVLYTDGRIPAPRVILVGLGPEASLNAEKVRHAAAAAAQRARELKVRRLATVVHGAGRGGLSPEEAAQATVEGTLLGLYTYQRKKESADRQGPEVLLLVEFDAAKQAAIAAGARRAEILARFVNRVRDWVNEPASDMTPRRLAEEASGLAHEVGVRAQILDERQIAALGMGALTAVSRGSEEPPRFIILEYAPEGRLERPVVLVGKGITFDSGGLNLKSEEGMLTMKGDMAGAAAVLGATLAAAALQLPVPVVALAPACENMPSGKAYKPGDILRALNGKTIEIVNTDAEGRLILADALAYAARYNPRAVIDVATLTGAAIIALGQDVAAALFSDHDELAAALLRAAEATGERLWRMPLWEDYLERIRSDVADVKNSGGRYGGLGTSAMFLKQFVPEGAPWAHLDIAPMDMAEKARGYVPKGGTGYGVRLLVRYLEDPRP, encoded by the coding sequence ATGCAGATCGAAACCCGAACCGGTGCGATCCAGGAGGTCGAGGCGGATGCGGTGGTGGTGAACCTGCTGGAGGGGATCACCACCCCTGGCGGGGCCACCGCGGCGGTGGATCGAGCGCTGGAGGGACGGATCTCCCGGGTACTGGCCGCCGGGGATTTCCGGGGCCGCCTGGGCGAGACCCTGGTGCTCTATACGGATGGCCGGATCCCCGCCCCCCGGGTCATCCTGGTGGGGCTGGGACCGGAGGCATCTTTGAACGCGGAGAAGGTTCGCCATGCCGCGGCGGCCGCCGCTCAGCGGGCCCGCGAGCTGAAGGTGCGACGGCTCGCTACCGTCGTCCACGGGGCCGGCCGCGGCGGTCTCTCCCCCGAGGAAGCAGCCCAGGCCACCGTGGAGGGGACTTTGTTGGGCCTTTACACCTACCAGCGTAAAAAGGAAAGCGCTGATCGCCAAGGGCCGGAGGTCCTTCTCTTGGTGGAATTCGATGCGGCCAAGCAGGCAGCCATCGCCGCCGGAGCCCGCCGGGCGGAGATCCTCGCCCGCTTCGTGAACCGGGTTCGGGATTGGGTGAACGAGCCTGCCTCGGATATGACCCCCCGACGTCTGGCCGAGGAGGCGAGCGGCCTGGCCCACGAGGTCGGCGTCCGTGCCCAGATCCTGGACGAGCGGCAGATCGCGGCGCTGGGGATGGGCGCGCTGACCGCGGTTTCCCGGGGGAGTGAGGAGCCGCCTCGCTTCATCATCCTGGAATACGCCCCGGAGGGCCGCCTCGAACGGCCGGTCGTCCTGGTGGGGAAGGGGATCACCTTCGATAGCGGGGGGCTGAACCTGAAAAGCGAGGAAGGGATGCTGACCATGAAGGGGGATATGGCCGGCGCCGCGGCGGTGCTGGGCGCCACCCTGGCCGCCGCCGCCCTTCAGCTCCCCGTCCCGGTGGTGGCCCTGGCGCCCGCCTGCGAGAACATGCCCTCCGGGAAGGCGTATAAGCCCGGGGATATCCTGCGCGCCCTCAACGGCAAGACGATCGAGATCGTGAACACCGATGCGGAGGGCCGTCTGATCCTGGCGGATGCCCTGGCGTATGCGGCGCGCTACAACCCCCGCGCGGTCATCGATGTGGCGACCCTGACGGGGGCCGCCATCATCGCCCTGGGGCAGGATGTGGCGGCCGCCCTCTTCTCGGATCACGATGAGCTGGCGGCGGCGTTGCTGCGGGCCGCGGAGGCAACCGGCGAGCGCCTGTGGCGCATGCCCCTATGGGAAGATTACCTGGAGCGGATCCGGAGCGATGTGGCCGATGTGAAAAACAGCGGCGGCCGCTATGGCGGGCTGGGAACCTCCGCCATGTTCCTCAAGCAGTTCGTTCCGGAGGGTGCCCCCTGGGCCCATCTGGACATCGCGCCGATGGATATGGCGGAGAAGGCGCGGGGCTACGTGCCGAAAGGGGGGACCGGATACGGCGTGCGCCTGCTGGTGCGCTACCTGGAGGATCCCCGACCGTAA
- a CDS encoding alpha-amylase/4-alpha-glucanotransferase domain-containing protein has protein sequence MGKIYLSLAFHNHQPVGNFDWVFEEAYRRAYEPMIAALERHPGVRVALHYTGPLRDWLREHRPEFFPRIRRLVERGQVEIMAGAYYEPILAVIPDEDKEGQIRKHIEAVREDFGVSPVGFWLAERVWEPHLPLPLARAGLQYTIVDDTHFKWIGLTDADLFGYYVTEELGYPLKIFGTSKHLRYTIPWASVPEVIGWLREQAERPLPPGAPPRVAVMGDDGEKFGLWPGTDVHCWDRGWMEEFFAAIEENADWLISIPPGEYAARFPPLGRLYLPTASYDEMTEWALPPEVSAELTDLKHRLQTEGRWDILRFIRGGFWRVFLAKYPEVNQMHKKMLWVSRKVHALPDPIRRAEALEHVWAGQCNCPYWHGVFGGIYLFHIREANYQHLITAEAIADETRYGERPWAYVERLDFDGDAREEIVIGTPDQWLLISPALGGQILEWDRRDAALNLLNGMTRHREGYHRVLQEAAARGEIVLAGQEGRLESIHTHRVRVKEMGLEHRLIVDWYRRTGLIDHLMAPDTALEAFYRAQYAEWGDFIHQPYALIALETEPHPCLVLRRDGHLWDPEGPKPVRLEKTIEVLSDQPILRVVYRVTPMGLSPLHARFGVEVNWGMSGGDSEKAYTVWPDGELRPFATLEELPESDQLAIVHEWWGRVVIRLSRPAAWWQFPVEAIANSEAGFERVYEGTSLTAHWLLRLDPGETWEVKMEWELA, from the coding sequence ATGGGGAAGATCTATCTATCGCTGGCCTTCCACAACCACCAGCCGGTGGGGAACTTCGACTGGGTTTTCGAAGAGGCGTATCGCCGGGCTTACGAGCCGATGATCGCCGCGCTGGAGCGCCATCCTGGGGTTCGGGTAGCGCTTCATTACACTGGGCCGTTGCGGGACTGGCTGCGGGAACATCGCCCGGAGTTCTTCCCCCGGATCCGTCGCCTGGTGGAGCGGGGCCAGGTGGAGATCATGGCCGGGGCCTATTACGAGCCGATCCTGGCGGTGATCCCGGATGAGGATAAAGAGGGTCAGATCCGCAAGCACATCGAGGCGGTGCGGGAGGACTTCGGGGTATCGCCGGTGGGCTTCTGGCTCGCCGAGCGGGTGTGGGAGCCGCACCTGCCCCTTCCCCTGGCGCGCGCGGGCCTTCAGTATACGATTGTGGATGATACCCACTTCAAGTGGATCGGGTTAACGGATGCGGATCTCTTCGGCTATTACGTGACCGAGGAGCTGGGATATCCCCTGAAGATCTTTGGCACCTCCAAGCATTTGCGCTACACGATCCCCTGGGCCTCCGTCCCGGAGGTGATCGGCTGGCTGCGGGAGCAAGCGGAGCGGCCGCTGCCTCCTGGTGCCCCGCCCCGGGTGGCCGTGATGGGGGACGATGGGGAGAAGTTCGGCCTGTGGCCCGGGACGGATGTCCATTGCTGGGATCGAGGGTGGATGGAGGAATTTTTCGCGGCCATCGAGGAAAACGCGGACTGGCTGATCTCGATCCCACCGGGCGAATATGCGGCGCGCTTCCCCCCGCTCGGCCGGTTGTATCTTCCAACCGCCTCCTACGATGAGATGACCGAGTGGGCGCTGCCCCCGGAAGTCTCGGCGGAGCTGACGGACCTCAAGCATCGGCTGCAGACGGAAGGCCGGTGGGATATCCTCCGGTTCATCCGGGGAGGGTTCTGGCGGGTCTTCCTGGCGAAATACCCGGAGGTCAACCAGATGCACAAAAAGATGCTCTGGGTCAGCCGGAAGGTCCACGCCCTCCCGGATCCGATCCGGCGGGCGGAAGCCCTTGAGCATGTGTGGGCGGGCCAGTGCAATTGTCCCTACTGGCATGGGGTGTTCGGAGGTATCTATCTCTTCCATATCCGTGAGGCGAATTACCAGCACCTGATCACGGCCGAGGCCATCGCCGATGAAACGCGCTATGGGGAAAGGCCGTGGGCGTATGTGGAACGACTGGATTTCGATGGGGATGCCCGGGAGGAGATCGTGATCGGGACGCCGGATCAATGGCTTCTGATCAGCCCGGCCCTGGGAGGGCAGATCCTGGAGTGGGATCGTCGGGACGCCGCGCTGAACCTGCTGAACGGGATGACCCGGCATCGGGAAGGTTACCATCGGGTCCTCCAGGAGGCTGCGGCCCGAGGGGAGATCGTGCTGGCCGGCCAGGAGGGCCGCCTGGAGAGCATTCACACCCATCGGGTGCGGGTGAAGGAGATGGGCCTGGAACACCGGCTGATCGTGGATTGGTATCGGCGGACGGGACTGATCGATCATCTGATGGCTCCGGACACCGCGCTGGAGGCCTTCTACCGGGCCCAGTATGCCGAATGGGGTGATTTCATCCACCAGCCCTATGCCCTGATCGCCTTAGAGACCGAGCCCCATCCATGCCTGGTCCTCCGCCGCGATGGCCATCTATGGGATCCCGAAGGCCCGAAGCCCGTGCGCCTGGAAAAGACCATCGAGGTGCTCTCGGATCAACCGATCCTCCGGGTCGTCTATCGGGTGACCCCCATGGGGCTCTCCCCCCTCCACGCCCGGTTCGGCGTCGAGGTGAACTGGGGCATGTCCGGAGGCGACAGCGAGAAAGCCTATACGGTGTGGCCCGACGGTGAGCTTCGCCCCTTTGCCACCCTGGAGGAGCTCCCCGAATCCGATCAGCTGGCCATTGTCCACGAATGGTGGGGACGGGTGGTGATCCGTCTCAGCCGGCCGGCCGCCTGGTGGCAATTTCCAGTGGAGGCGATCGCGAACTCGGAGGCGGGATTCGAGCGGGTCTACGAAGGAACCAGCCTGACGGCTCACTGGCTCCTCCGCCTGGATCCGGGGGAGACCTGGGAGGTGAAGATGGAATGGGAGCTGGCGTGA
- a CDS encoding phosphate/phosphite/phosphonate ABC transporter substrate-binding protein translates to MHLSLYRLLAIGALLGLSAACAPQRAPSTRLVVAVQPTLTAAEVQEKARPLERYLEQRLGPGVDVEIYVPLSQAGVVEALRFGQAHVAFMGPFAGLLAVERANAQLVLAEVREVLHDAQKTEATYYYSYWVVPKDSPYTALADLKGKRACFPSPISTSGYIGPMARLIELGLLPEPPEGQEVDPKAFFGQVLFAGGYGPCWEALKAGQVDVTVIAGDVPETLYREVLANTRVLERQGPLPSHVVVVSPALQEPLRSKVIEALMGLGAPEYRSLMRQFISGIFVGFQKTDAQTHLGALQAYLRRTHIAFSERVEIGKGGGGEEEEEERTPRP, encoded by the coding sequence ATGCATCTTTCCCTTTATCGGTTACTGGCGATCGGGGCGTTGCTGGGGCTCAGCGCCGCGTGTGCGCCGCAGCGGGCGCCCTCCACGCGGCTGGTGGTCGCGGTGCAGCCCACTCTGACGGCGGCCGAGGTTCAGGAGAAAGCCCGGCCGCTGGAGCGGTATCTGGAGCAGCGCCTGGGGCCGGGGGTGGATGTGGAGATTTATGTCCCCCTCAGCCAGGCCGGGGTGGTGGAGGCGCTCCGCTTTGGCCAAGCCCACGTGGCGTTCATGGGGCCCTTCGCGGGGCTTCTGGCCGTGGAACGGGCGAACGCCCAGCTCGTCTTGGCCGAAGTCCGGGAGGTGCTCCATGACGCCCAGAAGACAGAGGCCACGTATTATTACTCCTATTGGGTGGTTCCGAAGGATAGCCCGTATACGGCCCTGGCGGATTTGAAAGGCAAGCGGGCCTGCTTCCCCAGCCCGATCTCCACCTCCGGCTATATCGGGCCGATGGCCCGGCTGATCGAGCTGGGGTTGCTGCCGGAGCCTCCGGAAGGGCAGGAAGTGGATCCCAAGGCCTTCTTCGGACAGGTGCTTTTCGCGGGCGGCTACGGCCCGTGCTGGGAGGCCCTGAAGGCCGGCCAGGTGGATGTTACGGTGATCGCCGGCGATGTGCCGGAAACCCTCTATCGGGAGGTTCTGGCGAACACCCGCGTGCTCGAGCGACAGGGGCCACTGCCTTCTCATGTGGTGGTGGTGAGCCCGGCCCTTCAGGAGCCGCTGCGTTCGAAGGTGATCGAGGCCCTCATGGGCCTGGGCGCGCCGGAATACCGGAGCCTGATGCGCCAGTTCATCTCCGGGATCTTCGTGGGCTTCCAGAAGACGGACGCTCAGACCCATCTGGGCGCGCTGCAGGCATATCTGCGGCGCACTCACATCGCCTTCTCAGAGCGCGTCGAGATCGGTAAGGGTGGGGGCGGCGAAGAGGAGGAAGAGGAGCGGACGCCTCGACCGTGA
- a CDS encoding phosphonate ABC transporter ATP-binding protein codes for MENRNEGTPMTQAVPSLRRAVRLAREEIAVAVEDLWFAYREGKWILQGVHLQVPAGGFWTIMGPSGAGKTTLMRIMAGLLPFPKGRVFLLGHPLQGELEPALRRLIGYIPQQLGLVRGLTALENVLLGSLARHPGWRTALGFFPRAEIERAMALLEMLDLADKAEEKVFRLSGGERQRVAIARALMQDPQLILADEFVSDLDLPRAAQVLAFVHRLARERGLTVILNLHEIQLVQEFADHVVILKEGQVVFESPALDLSWGLFREIMEGKE; via the coding sequence ATGGAGAATCGAAACGAGGGGACGCCGATGACCCAAGCTGTTCCATCCCTGCGCCGGGCTGTGCGCTTGGCCCGGGAGGAGATCGCGGTCGCTGTGGAGGATCTCTGGTTTGCTTACCGGGAGGGGAAGTGGATCCTCCAGGGGGTGCATCTCCAGGTCCCCGCCGGAGGGTTCTGGACAATCATGGGGCCCTCCGGCGCGGGCAAGACCACCCTCATGCGGATCATGGCCGGGCTCCTTCCGTTCCCAAAGGGCCGGGTTTTCCTCCTGGGGCATCCGTTGCAGGGGGAGCTGGAGCCCGCGCTGCGTCGGCTCATCGGTTATATCCCGCAGCAGCTGGGGCTGGTGCGGGGCCTGACGGCGCTGGAGAATGTGCTTCTCGGATCCCTGGCCCGTCATCCGGGGTGGCGGACGGCCCTGGGCTTTTTCCCTCGCGCCGAGATCGAGCGGGCGATGGCGTTGCTCGAGATGCTGGATCTGGCGGATAAAGCGGAAGAGAAAGTGTTCCGCCTCAGCGGAGGGGAGCGCCAGCGGGTCGCCATCGCCCGCGCCCTGATGCAGGATCCCCAGCTGATCCTGGCGGATGAGTTCGTCTCCGACCTGGACCTTCCCCGGGCGGCTCAGGTGCTGGCCTTTGTGCACCGCCTGGCCCGGGAAAGGGGCTTGACGGTGATCCTGAACCTCCATGAAATCCAGCTGGTTCAGGAGTTCGCAGATCACGTGGTGATCCTGAAAGAGGGGCAGGTGGTTTTCGAAAGCCCGGCTCTGGATCTGAGCTGGGGGTTGTTCCGGGAGATCATGGAAGGGAAGGAGTGA
- the phnE gene encoding phosphonate ABC transporter, permease protein PhnE, with protein MSLKHGAVHGTWSGLEWRRWRELGFSLGLVALLAWLLNGMGFFEAERWMRGGVNLVRFAQEMFPPDVRVLPTIAGALLETLQMAFAGTLLGFLLSFPLGVLGSRTLFPAGVVAVVRLVVAALRTVPSLLWAVLMVILVGLGPLAGTLALAFYTVGYLAKLYAELFEAIDPEILEAMRGVGAKRRHLIRFVLWPESANAILSQLLFMLEYNVRASTLLGLVGAGGIGFYMQAYLGTMAYARLTTVLLAVLLLVIGMDALSAWIRRRYLLRP; from the coding sequence ATGAGCCTGAAGCATGGGGCCGTTCATGGAACGTGGTCAGGTTTGGAATGGCGTCGGTGGCGGGAGCTGGGGTTCAGCCTGGGGCTGGTGGCGCTGCTGGCCTGGCTGCTGAATGGGATGGGGTTTTTCGAGGCGGAGCGTTGGATGCGGGGAGGGGTCAATCTGGTCCGCTTCGCTCAGGAGATGTTCCCCCCCGATGTCCGGGTCCTGCCCACCATTGCCGGCGCCCTCCTGGAGACCCTTCAGATGGCGTTCGCGGGGACTCTGCTGGGGTTTCTCCTTTCGTTCCCCCTGGGCGTGCTGGGATCCCGGACCCTGTTCCCGGCGGGTGTGGTGGCCGTGGTTCGCCTCGTGGTCGCCGCCCTTCGAACAGTGCCTTCGCTGCTGTGGGCCGTGTTGATGGTCATCCTGGTGGGGCTGGGGCCTCTGGCCGGAACCCTGGCTCTGGCCTTTTACACCGTGGGCTATCTGGCCAAGCTCTACGCGGAGCTTTTCGAAGCGATCGATCCGGAGATCCTCGAGGCCATGCGGGGGGTGGGGGCGAAGCGCCGCCATCTGATCCGCTTCGTCCTCTGGCCGGAGAGCGCCAACGCCATCCTCAGCCAGCTGCTGTTCATGCTGGAATACAACGTGCGGGCCTCCACCCTCCTGGGCCTGGTGGGCGCTGGGGGCATTGGGTTTTACATGCAGGCGTATCTGGGCACCATGGCGTATGCCCGCCTGACCACCGTGCTCCTCGCGGTGCTCCTCCTGGTGATCGGCATGGATGCGCTGAGCGCCTGGATTCGACGGCGTTATCTGCTCCGCCCGTGA